One Bemisia tabaci chromosome 7, PGI_BMITA_v3 DNA window includes the following coding sequences:
- the LOC109039772 gene encoding uncharacterized protein isoform X4: MMNSGCRSSVCQNERNTCGITRGTKSECSGEGGPGFGRWESPMGRTRSRPTADTQRDERAQICEEILCDGKSQTERREERLVAQEHNVEAHAGTGERHCGVTRNINQHTRTETQWSGAAVTKKDVVCEKIFFTSGAGGKAFKDLGDIDSEATVQTTWSPEGFQLTRTIKKVENFKTNCRGDCSPTPTTQITAPSSKNLQSPKGLQSPVCEAVEIKPFKPLCHHPQDPDHACSPGTAYRIICEHFKQYGWLVFV, translated from the exons ATGATGAACTCCGGGTGTAGAAGCAGCGTTTGCCAGAACGAGAGGAACACCTGCGGGATCACCCGTGGTACGAAGAGCGAGTGTAGCGGCGAGGGCGGGCCCGGGTTCGGGCGATGGGAATCGCCGATGGGGAGGACCCGGAGTCGGCCGACGGCGGACACTCAGCGGGACGAGCGGGCCCAGATCTGCGAGGAGATCCTCTGCGATGGCAAGAGCCAGACCGAACGCCGCGAGGAACGACTCGTCGCCCAGGAGCATAACGTCGAGGCCCACGCCGGCACAG GAGAGCGGCACTGCGGGGTGACACGGAACATCAACCAGCACACCCGGACGGAGACGCAATGGTCGGGCGCGGCGGTGACGAAGAAGGACGTCGTCTGCGAGAAGATCTTCTTCACGAGCGGGGCCGGCGGGAAGGCGTTCAAGGACCTCGGCGACATCGACAGCGAGGCCACGGTGCAGACGACGTGGAGTCCGGAGGGGTTCCAGCTCACCCGGACCATCAAGAAAGTGGAGAACTTCAAGACGAACTGTCGCGGGGACTGCTCGCCCACGCCAACCACCCAGATCACCGCGCCGTCATCCAAGAATCTTCAGTCACCCAAGGGTCTCCAGTCACCCGTCTGCGAGGCTGTCGAGATCAAGCCGTTCAAGCCCCTCTGCCACCACCCCCAAGACCCAGATCATGCATGTTCTCCAGGCACCGCTTACCG AATAATCTGTGAGCATTTCAAGCAATACGGTTGGCTCGTTTTCGTCTGA
- the LOC109039772 gene encoding uncharacterized protein isoform X2 → MMNSGCRSSVCQNERNTCGITRGTKSECSGEGGPGFGRWESPMGRTRSRPTADTQRDERAQICEEILCDGKSQTERREERLVAQEHNVEAHAGTGERHCGVTRNINQHTRTETQWSGAAVTKKDVVCEKIFFTSGAGGKAFKDLGDIDSEATVQTTWSPEGFQLTRTIKKVENFKTNCRGDCSPTPTTQITAPSSKNLQSPKGLQSPVCEAVEIKPFKPLCHHPQDPDHACSPGTAYRSPLGFGFGSCVLASMNHVRKAHTWTLCVSCPRQVQPPHRTVSYAFRSRCADCPPSPLNPAVLSRLLNLSRTCLK, encoded by the exons ATGATGAACTCCGGGTGTAGAAGCAGCGTTTGCCAGAACGAGAGGAACACCTGCGGGATCACCCGTGGTACGAAGAGCGAGTGTAGCGGCGAGGGCGGGCCCGGGTTCGGGCGATGGGAATCGCCGATGGGGAGGACCCGGAGTCGGCCGACGGCGGACACTCAGCGGGACGAGCGGGCCCAGATCTGCGAGGAGATCCTCTGCGATGGCAAGAGCCAGACCGAACGCCGCGAGGAACGACTCGTCGCCCAGGAGCATAACGTCGAGGCCCACGCCGGCACAG GAGAGCGGCACTGCGGGGTGACACGGAACATCAACCAGCACACCCGGACGGAGACGCAATGGTCGGGCGCGGCGGTGACGAAGAAGGACGTCGTCTGCGAGAAGATCTTCTTCACGAGCGGGGCCGGCGGGAAGGCGTTCAAGGACCTCGGCGACATCGACAGCGAGGCCACGGTGCAGACGACGTGGAGTCCGGAGGGGTTCCAGCTCACCCGGACCATCAAGAAAGTGGAGAACTTCAAGACGAACTGTCGCGGGGACTGCTCGCCCACGCCAACCACCCAGATCACCGCGCCGTCATCCAAGAATCTTCAGTCACCCAAGGGTCTCCAGTCACCCGTCTGCGAGGCTGTCGAGATCAAGCCGTTCAAGCCCCTCTGCCACCACCCCCAAGACCCAGATCATGCATGTTCTCCAGGCACCGCTTACCG GTCCCCGTTGGGTTTTGGATTTGGAAGCTGTGTTTTGGCAAGTATGAACCATGTGCGGAAAGCCCATACTTGGACCCTCTGTGTCTCTTGCCCTCGCCAAGTACAACCCCCTCACCGCACGGTCAGCTACGCTTTCCGAAGTCGTTGCGCCGATTGCCCCCCGAGCCCCTTGAACCCTGCTGTACTATCCCGTTTACTAAACCTTTCCAGGACTTGTTTGAAATAG
- the LOC109039772 gene encoding uncharacterized protein isoform X1, whose amino-acid sequence MVGRGGDEEGRRLREDLLHERGRREGVQGPRRHRQRGHGADDVESGGVPAHPDHQESGELQDELSRGLLAHANHPDHRAVIQESSVTQGSPVTRLRGCRDQAVQAPLPPPPRPRSCMFSRHRLPVPVGFWIWKLCFGKYEPCAESPYLDPLCLLPSPSTTPSPHGQLRFPKSLRRLPPEPLEPCCTIPFTKPFQDLFEIASLNICPQFDAIRSMNVNPPVRCVQTYERPSCRVDQGLSESRVTDFVYPRRPTLRPSRGLHRRSRLKSKSLYSRIVGRDTKTRATADQSNARRVYCRSAGRLLKLIDKAVDKDDKRDLEGSD is encoded by the exons ATGGTCGGGCGCGGCGGTGACGAAGAAGGACGTCGTCTGCGAGAAGATCTTCTTCACGAGCGGGGCCGGCGGGAAGGCGTTCAAGGACCTCGGCGACATCGACAGCGAGGCCACGGTGCAGACGACGTGGAGTCCGGAGGGGTTCCAGCTCACCCGGACCATCAAGAAAGTGGAGAACTTCAAGACGAACTGTCGCGGGGACTGCTCGCCCACGCCAACCACCCAGATCACCGCGCCGTCATCCAAGAATCTTCAGTCACCCAAGGGTCTCCAGTCACCCGTCTGCGAGGCTGTCGAGATCAAGCCGTTCAAGCCCCTCTGCCACCACCCCCAAGACCCAGATCATGCATGTTCTCCAGGCACCGCTTACCG GTCCCCGTTGGGTTTTGGATTTGGAAGCTGTGTTTTGGCAAGTATGAACCATGTGCGGAAAGCCCATACTTGGACCCTCTGTGTCTCTTGCCCTCGCCAAGTACAACCCCCTCACCGCACGGTCAGCTACGCTTTCCGAAGTCGTTGCGCCGATTGCCCCCCGAGCCCCTTGAACCCTGCTGTACTATCCCGTTTACTAAACCTTTCCAGGACTTGTTTGAAATAGCTTCTCTAAACATCTGTCCGCAGTTCGATGCAATCCGTTCTATGAATGTAAATCCACCGGTTAGATGTGTCCA aacttaCGAAAGACCTTCTTGTCGAGTGGATCAGGGACTCTCGGAATCCCGTGTTACAGATTTTGTCTACCCTCGTCGACCAACCCTCCGCCCATCGAGAGGCCTCCACAGGAGAAGTCGACTCAAGTCGAAGAGCCTCTATTCGAGAATCGTTGGGAGAGACACGAAAACCCGTGCGACTGCTGATCAGTCAAATGCTCGTCGAGTATATTGCagatcagcgggccgattattaaaacttatagacaaagctgtagacaaagacgacaaaagggatttggagggatccgaTTGA
- the me31B gene encoding ATP-dependent RNA helicase me31b, producing MIMMENHIGSNHALSAKNSSTKFDADKDESWKSKLKIPPPDRRIKTSDVTDTRGIEFSEFCLKRELLMGIFEKGWEKPSPIQEATIPIALTGKDILARAKNGTGKTGAYCIPVLEQINPKLDHIQALIMVPTRELALQTSQICMELSKHMDIKVMVTTGGTNLKDDIMRIYDKVHVIIATPGRILDLMDKHVANMEHCKILVLDEADKLLSQDFQGMLDHVISKLPQERQIFLFSATFPLTVKNFMDKHLRNPYEVNLMEELTLKGVTQYYAFVQERQKVHCLNTLFSKLQINQSIIFCNSTQRVELLAKKITDLGYCCYYIHAKMAQAHRNRVFHDFRKGVCRNLVCSDLFTRGIDVQAVNVVINFDFPKMAETYLHRIGRSGRFGHLGIAINLITYEDRFNLHRIEQELGTEIKPIPKQIDPSLYVARTPENDEQDVSK from the exons ATGATAATGATGGAGAATCATATCGGTTCCAACCATGCGCTTTCCGCCAAAAACTCAAGCACCAAATT tGACGCTGATAAGGATGAAAGCTGGAAATCCAAACTGAAAATTCCTCCACCTGATAGGCGAATCAAGACTAGT GATGTCACTGATACCAGAGGAATTGAATTTAGTGAATTTTGCTTGAAGCGTGAGCTATTGATGGGAATCTTCGAAAAAGGCTGGGAAAAACCAAGTCCAATCCAAGAAGCGACTATACCCATTGCACTGACTGGCAAAGATATCCTTGCTAGAGCAAAGAATGGAACTGGAAAAACTGGTGCATACTGTATACCTGTTCTGGAACAAATTAATCCCAAGTTGGATCATATTCAAG CACTAATTATGGTACCAACCCGAGAGTTGGCTCTGCAAACGAGTCAGATTTGCATGGAACTATCGAAGCACATGGATATCAAAGTAATGGTTACTACTGGTGGTACTAATCTCAAAGATGACATCATGCGGATATATGATAAGG TTCATGTGATAATTGCAACCCCTGGACGTATTTTAGATTTGATGGATAAACATGTAGCCAATATGGAACACTGCAAAATTTTAGTGCTTGATGAA GCTGACAAATTGCTGTCTCAAGATTTCCAAGGAATGCTAGACCATGTGATCTCAAAACTTCCCCAAGAAAGACAAATTTTCCTATTCTCTGCTACCTTTCCTCTTacggttaaaaattttatg GACAAGCATCTTAGGAACCCGTACGAAGTCAACCTTATGGAAGAACTAACACTGAAAGGTGTAACGCAATACTATGCGTTCGTTCAAGAAAGGCAAAAAGTCCATTGCTTAAATACACTGTTCTCTAAACTGCAGATCAATCAAAGCATAATTTTCTGCAACTCAACGCAACGAGTAGAATTGCTAGCCAAGAAAATCACTGACCTCGGCTACTGCTGCTACTACATTCATGCCAAAATGGCTCAAGCCCATAGGAATAGAGTGTTCCACGATTTTCGCAAAGGAGTTTGCCGAAACCTTGTATGCTCAG ATCTATTCACCAGAGGTATTGATGTGCAAGCCGTAAATGTCGTCATCAACTTTGATTTCCCCAAGATGGCTGAAACCTACTTGCATCGTATCGGCAGATCAGGCCGTTTTGGTCACCTTGGTATTGCTATCAATCTAATCACTTACGAAGACAGGTTCAACCTGCACCGGATCGAACAAGAGCTCGGAACTGAAATTAAGCCCATTCCCAAG CAAATCGATCCGTCACTTTACGTTGCCAGAACACCGGAAAACGACGAACAAGATGTCAGTAAATAA